The nucleotide window CATAATATACCTTGAGATATCCTGCTCTATTTATGTCAAAGTACCTAAAGGCCTATAAGATCAAGACATTATTAACTGTCAGACCAAAAACCAAATACACCCTTAACGTTTCCCATGCATCAGAGAAAAACAAACATTACCTGCAATAGGTCCTTGTCGACCACCTCATCTTTTGCTGGCTTAACCTCCTTACTGACAACCTTTTCTCCACCTTCCACCGAATCTCCTTTCTCTGCCACGGACTGCTTTTCCTCTATTGAAGCAGCTCTTTCATGGATATTAGTAATATTTTCTACCTCAGGCTGTGTTGTACTTTTGTTATTTCCACCATCTGCTGTCGCTACTTCTTCTGGCTTCACCTCTCTGTCGTTTGTGTTCTCATTCTGTGCCACAAGAAAATGAGGTGCCACGATTAGGCATGGTTAGCTCTATGGAACTAGCTTTGTGTATCTCTTGCATAAAGTTGAAACTCAAACATAAAAATAGTGAGATGATATTATATGTGAAACCACACAATATGACAATGCTACTTAGAAAAAACTAAAATGTAAGATTGATGAAAGGCAGTCTCAAGCACTATAGGGAGGAAGTAGGCTACTGGCCCAGATGACCTTGACAGTGTAGGTGATTGCCACTATATAAGCCCAAGACTTGATTAGAACAGCATGGTTAACTTCCATATGTCAAGGAAAAGAAAGTGGAATTTTAAGAAAACACAAGGTAATAAATGACAAGTCGGTTCAAATAATGAAGAGCTGAATCAACTAGGTCAAAAAAAATGCTGGAAAATAACCTGCTCTGCAATCTGTTCTTCAGCATGAGCATCatccatgtcctcatcatcttcatATATTTCTATTTCTTCAGGATCTTCCTCGTATTCAGGATCTTCCTCCTCCATATTTGCATCAGCTGCAGGTTTATCAAGAACAGACTCTGAATGATCAGTGCTCGTATTTTCATCGCCCTCTTTTGCTGGTTCACCATGGTTAGCAATTGGATGATTGGTACCAAGTTTTATCTGACCCTCTTTTGACAGTTCAGCATGGACATTTGCTGATTGATCTGTGCTCATCTTTTCTTCACCCTCTTTTGTTATTTTAACACTGCCTCCTAGATTATCAACACTTTCAGTTATAGTCTCATGATTAGTCTTGGATCGCTTCTCGGAGgatttcttctcttctttctttagATCTTCATCTCTTTGGCGTTTACGTTGATTCCTCTTCACAACATAATGCCTGTACAGTTTCTGCGAAGGAAAAAGAACATGTGTTGAAACATATCAACTTGCCAAAAGGCCCAAAACATACTGTGGATGAGCATGGTCACAATACAGCCCTTAACAGGGCATGCGCACGcgcgtgggggtggggggggggggcatgaaAAATAGTGACAAAATCAGTGTATCTTGTAGTAGGCATATATTTGTCTATGTCCATCCTTGTAGTCCATCTTGTTTGAGTCATACAGCATATGCAGTGGTTGGCCTGACTGTGAATTTTTTGCTTATCTTTTCTTCTATCCATCTTGTTTGAGTCATACAGCATATGCAGTGGGctagtactactacaagtactactactactactactactactactactactactagtactactacttgtactactagtactactacttctaccactagtactactacttctacaacttatactactttttttctTGCATCTCTTAGAACAAGGCACGGAATGTCGCGGACATCAAAGAGTGCATCCCGATGCCCCGTGAATGATGAGCAGCCATCCCATGGAGAGCAAGAACTagatgaccagcttactcagaagcagttcgataacgagttagaaaagggtctagaagtgatgcttactcaggaggaccttGTCGATGATGAGGATCCAGTGGGAGGAGCCCAGGGAAGAGAAGGCAGAGAGGATacccaaggcaaagaaggagatgatgatgacgatacctcatcagggggatatgtaagtcccgaggatcctttcccacaagaACCCAGACGGAGGCCAACAGAGGACGAGTTGGACAAAGATTTTAATCCGAACGACGAGGTACGGATAAAGCCTTAGTAgcttgtaaatttggctaatgctatggctttatgttacctctgctaacacttttgacctgtCGGATACACAGGTCGTCCCTACTCAACCTCTGAAAAGACGACGTCGGCCTCTGGCTCGTCTTGCCGGACAATACGTAGTGGGGCAaaggagatcagaggaaggagccataggtactcacaatgaggcctccgctccacaaccttaggacacaaccacgactgagactgcccagccaaagaggaaacgaggggggattagaaagccaaaccaatatcacgacaatgcatgctatgtgataacggaggtcggaccAGACGGGTagatccttgagccatatacatacagggcgaaattccgtaatcacatcgggtttgtagttagagataagttgaacccaGCTATCTGTAGCTAGAATCTtgtacctatgagccaaaaggtagatctatgggagaagctgaagtaGAACTTCAGGTTTTCGGAGGGAACGCACGAGTTGGTACAacaaaatgctttcaagataatggggcagagcttccgacgttggcagtcagatctgaacaagaactttatccaacagaagttaactcctttccacgagtatggcaacataactcctagtcaatgggaggagctcgtggctgagaagacttcagaggcatcattgtccctcagtgcccgtaacagcgagcaggcgaagaagaaccaacactaccctcgtctaggccccggtggctacgctggcaagcaagaggtctttaggaagatggacgcagaGGCCAAAGTTGCCGGGAATACGGAAGTGCCAATGTTGAAGCCACGCCTTAAACAGTGGATATACGCGAGGAGTGTCGATTCATCTGGTAGTAGCCTCAAGTTTGCTAAGCCGGAGACCGGAGAGGTAGTATCAAAAATACTGAaacttgctgaagacaaggagaagggcgcattcaacccttccagagagagggacgagcttaccgttgccttgggaaaccccgaGTACACAGGacgcactagggggctagggaagaggatgtcctGAAAGCACGGATTCgtagaggagaggcacatgtataagaaacatgatagagaccgagagtctaatcttgagcgccaagtgaaggctctagttgaaaagatgttggtggagaaaggactATCTACGATGGAGCCACATACACCAATGGGGCCGCCTAGAGAACTGGtggtagttggcagccctccggatgttcccagcagtcaaggttccaatgcaaccGGAACCCCCGTCAATCGCATACGGGCGCCAACCAGTTGTAAATTGGTGGTTCCGATGGGCAGGCAAAACGtgatcattgaggtggcaacgggcgtggCACATCCTCTGGGCGGCACGTGGCACAATAGGGACATCCCGTAGGATTACACttgggtcgaggtgcataccatgaagcctgagttcatgacttggaagatagaacaccctactccctaggggctcgtgttactcgaagacgtcatgaaccagttcatcctctggcatagACGGGATATTGTATTGACCGAGTCTTCGCCAACTCCGACTGAAGTTCATCCTCGGGAGCGACCCGTCGAGGACGGGGAGGTATACTCACtggcccatgaccatgaccaccacacgctagagacttctccacctcgtaccaagcaagggcatgatgacatgccacatccttctccacctcgtatcgagcatgggcatgatgacatgccacgtctttctccagctcgtaccgagcaaaggcatgatgagatgcaacattCTTATCAACAAGCGCagtcgatacatgaacaacaagtgtctcatgaacagcaattgcctcgtgaacagccgatacgtgaagaacaagtggcccctggagcaggtgatgcacaagttgacaaggacatgcccgaatgggaagctcgaaacaaaatcccaatcaagataaggccatcgtatgtgggcattaatgacgtctcgtcggtgcacaagtggatggcTCATGACCAGTttaagcctaagaaccaagtaaaagaattcagagcaccagcttctgaggagggcaccactgaggagggcaccactagcaaactgcacaaagggtttaacaagtatccagctgttgataacctcaaatggtcagatgattgcccggataaatatgaaaaaggcaagaacttcctaccaaaccgagtcctacagtgcttgccacgtggaatgagaaagttccacaattggtacttgcgtgctcagataacagaactagaaatcttacaagcatggatccctgccggcacatttggagccctaggtgggcaaattgccattgagtttaaggatatccaggcatgcttccacctcggacgaatggaaatgaatctgattcgcatatggtgcctgtaagtccttgccctctcaatatgatatgaatgtaatcttttaattttgttgtaactaacctgCGTTgtatttgtagaatgcaagcggactttgtgaaaaataggccagctctgaaacacgggtatatagacccttcacctatagcatcaacaaattttaattaccctaaagagtggaaactagattgcaaagaactaggagctggaaagacacttaagaagaaagaggacatcagaaactagaaaatattggaagagtctctcaaggttgcggcatacattgccctatgttttaaaaatctccaacaacacgatgatatatggataccataccacttcaagtaagttcgactgtATATTTAGCTTTGTTCAAAttactttgttcgatgcaaaagagcttatgtgttccttctatgactaaattcatgcagcgatcactggatttgcataggcgtctggctctcacatagcatggcatgggtctttgattcagcggatttcccagtcgagacatacaaagacttcataacgattgtcaagacgtatacatattgacaatccttattttagctactatgtttgtatacatacttgtaaggttcaatgtgtgatactaacaagttgcatttgctaaaaccattggaacagggcattcaggcactatgtccaggaacataaggggaggcatcatccaaataggaaggaaaagttgtatgtcaaaactttatgtgcggtaagtgtcatttactttggtactccatatattacgtgtctgtcaatagcattacttaacatctccatatgcaaaacacacagtgccccaagcagaagcttgggagtctacattgtggatactacacatgtattatgatgagtaccatcggtggctacaacagaaacccaatctggtaagtttgaatctcttcgctcgtagtatgaaaagttcgcatatgttgtgatatagtaaacctaaacttgttctcttgtagttggaCAAAGATAAAGATacgagaaggaacccatacaaggatgacgagctcttagagatggtcggcgacctttgcaactttataatggaccagattgtgtatcataaagacacttaccatcatcttctttccgacttaggtagtaatcctctataTCAACACCTTTGGGAGACTGATAGGTTAGCCCTAGGTcgttgatgacaatgtggacttgtggtatgatttggatcagactttggaacggtttggactttgttataatgatggacttcataatggactatgttgtaatgatggacttttgtgaattatgatttgtgatgatggtcttgtgtttgtggatgtatatatgtatatttgtggcagtcagatttgaatttgaattattattttttttgctgggaaatccactataggggcggttcttgattgaaccgcccttacaaatacacacagcaggggcggctggtgatacagctgcccttacagaagtccactacagggacGGCTGATATTATCAGCCGCCCTTACTGAGGGAAATGTAGGGGCGACTGaaaacactagccgcccctacagagggtacTGCAGGGGCGGttaggaaaccgcccctacagagg belongs to Miscanthus floridulus cultivar M001 chromosome 4, ASM1932011v1, whole genome shotgun sequence and includes:
- the LOC136548371 gene encoding protein SHORT ROOT IN SALT MEDIUM 1-like, which codes for MSTDQSANVHAELSKEGQIKLGTNHPIANHGEPAKEGDENTSTDHSESVLDKPAADANMEEEDPEYEEDPEEIEIYEDDEDMDDAHAEEQIAEQNENTNDREVKPEEVATADGGNNKSTTQPEVENITNIHERAASIEEKQSVAEKGDSVEGGEKVVSKEVKPAKDEVVDKDLLQAFRYFDINRAGYLKVDDLKCILHNLGKFLSSRDVKVRYLIGNSLHLQPIIRDSMDQNSTLLNCEPPIRIWNQLLQQSAKQEKHSAFPYPVPCAGRIETRSGSGSAREGQGPEALWIKPPRDSSHRMLSQLASPLRVSGPVDSSGSA
- the LOC136549589 gene encoding uncharacterized protein, which encodes MAWVFDSADFPVETYKDFITIVKTAFRHYVQEHKGRHHPNRKEKLYVKTLCACPKQKLGSLHCGYYTCIMMSTIGGYNRNPICWTKIKIREGTHTRMTSS